One segment of Manihot esculenta cultivar AM560-2 chromosome 4, M.esculenta_v8, whole genome shotgun sequence DNA contains the following:
- the LOC110613971 gene encoding serine-aspartate repeat-containing protein I, translating to MESRQQRIAAAERVYEDFEPSMDWLREPGADTLRVYVPGFKKEQMKVQVTSSGNLRISGERPLADGNKWCRFRKEIPIPSIYDHNAIGAKFEKGLLFIRHPKIIIPDNKPQDQMINPSTEPPKPSPREAPKPPQEKPQPPAADPPKLKKQPSDVSKPTKPTEPAEKITKLATKIEPAEKSKPATKTEPAETSKPATKMEPAEKSKPATKTEPTETSKPATKIEPAEKSKPARKTEPAETSKPATKIEPAEKSPTTKIEPAETSKPATTTEPARPEKPVLSKPQAANIGMERQNIGKDGTRNRNSVLQQMIEKETVTSKYEQKDRSNGVADTGRDMTTPSTEQEKRADFVKEKTDKNGDVTGIVRGSYSKFAAENLKQVFEGMVMEMKQRNLSKWVMIVLVLVLGLCAIRYLKKSED from the exons atggagTCAAGGCAACAAAGGATTGCTGCAGCTGAACGTGTATATGAAGATTTCGAGCCTTCAATGGACTGGTTACGAGAGCCTGGAGCTGACACGCTTAGGGTCTACGTACCAG GGTTTAAAAAGGAGCAAATGAAAGTGCAAGTAACCTCATCAGGAAACCTAAGGATAAGTGGAGAACGCCCCCTCGCTGATGGAAACAAATGGTGCCGTTTCAGAAAAGAGATTCCAATTCCTTCAATTTATGATCATAATGCAATCGGCGCCAAGTTTGAAAAAGGTTTACTTTTTATCAGACACCCTAAAATAATTATTCCTGATAATAAACCACAGGATCAAATGATAAACCCATCAACAGAACCTCCAAAACCATCACCTAGAGAAGCCCCAAAGCCACCGCAGGAAAAGCCACAGCCACCAGCTGCAGATCCTCCAAAGCTAAAAAAGCAGCCTTCTGATGTGTCAAAGCCTACAAAACCAACGGAACCTGCAGAAAAAATAACTAAGCTTGCGACAAAAATAGAACCTGCAGAAAAATCCAAGCCTGCAACGAAAACAGAACCTGCAGAAACATCTAAGCCTGCGACAAAAATGGAACCTGCAGAAAAATCCAAGCCTGCAACGAAAACAGAACCTACAGAAACATCTAAGCCTGCGACAAAAATAGAACCTGCAGAAAAATCTAAGCCTGCAAGGAAAACAGAACCTGCAGAAACATCTAAGCCTGCGACAAAAATAGAACCTGCAGAAAAGTCGCCTACGACGAAAATAGAGCCTGCAGAAACATCTAAGCCTGCTACGACAACAGAGCCTGCCAGGCCTGAGAAGCCAGTACTAAGTAAACCTCAGGCTGCAAATATTGGCATGGAAAGACAAAATATTGGCAAGGATGGGACGAGAAACAGGAATAGCGTTTTGCAGCAGATGATTGAGAAGGAGACGGTTACGAGCAAATACGAGCAGAAAGATAGAAGCAATGGGGTAGCTGATACAGGAAGGGATATGACCACACCTAGCACAGAACAGGAAAAGCGTGCTGATTTTGTTAAGGAGAAGACGGATAAGAATGGAGATGTAACAGGAATTGTAAGGGGAAGTTATAGTAAATTTGCAGCAGAAAATTTGAAACAGGTTTTCGAGGGTATGGTCATGGAGATGAAGCAAAGAAATTTGAGCAAATGGGTAATGATTGTTCTAGTTTTGGTACTTGGGCTGTGTGCAATTAGGTATCTTAAAAAGTCTGAAGACTAA